The DNA region CAACTTTGCCCACAGCATGTGTAGCTGAGCAAGAGGTGTTGGCAACTGCAAGGTGAACATAGTATGTAGTCAGAAAATGCTATGTTAAGCATTGTCTAATATTTGTTTAAAACAGATAGTTACAAACTAACATTTGTATACAACTATAAATGCCGATTTGCCAAATACCATgctactgtttttattttgacgAAGTAAAGCTGAAATCTTtaacatttcatattttgtcaCCTTTGAGCTATATCAAAGATGTCGGGATATCTAGTTCTAAGCTTGCTATGTACCCTCTACTCCGTGCTAGTTTCCTGCTATATAGAAAAGTGACAAAGTGAATTTGGATTTTTACTATTATTTTGATGAATTGTCAAACAGACAATTTCTGAAATCTTCAGAAATGCAGTTTTAGGATGTTACACTAAGTaggtttttaaattaaatatgtgcCGTTTGAGGCACTGAACTGTAAAGAAACATGTTAATTCATTACCCATTGGTCAACATCTTACCTGCACTGAGGTTATATTGACATTCATTGtgtaaaaaaagtataaaaataataaaacagtgtAAAGATGtactatgttgttttttttggcttcaAACACAAAATGATTTGTACAGCATGCCAAAATATCTCAAATGGAACCATTAGagattagaaaataaatataagagattaaaaaaataacttttgctGGAACCAGACCAATTTTCTGCTAGGCTCATTAACTAACTTAACATCCTCCTTGCAAGTTCTAAGGAGTAAAGTGTAGTACCTGAATAACGAGTGGTAAGCGTTTTATCCCTGAGGGTTTCGCTATCTGTTTCACTTAGCATTGCAGTAAAGAACTCAAACAAAGTACATGCCTTTTTCTTCCAgattaataaaataacaaatccaacAAGCACAAGCAAACCAAACTCATTTCCACAATATTTCACAAGAACACAAACATGGAGGAGTTCACTCATCCACAATGTTCATATACTGCACATTAGGGATATAAATAATCTGGCAATCACAAACTACTATATTTTATCATACATCTTCAGTGAACCATTAACCAGATTCTGGTTAAATGGTTTAAGGATATTTCAAGTTCACAGTTAATCTATTTGATACATTGTTGACTTGATGGTAAACACACCAACACTCCAGTATTTTCAATAAAACATCCTCAGAGATAAACTTCACCATACACAACTAACTTGATATATATGATTTAGTCCAATCATGCAAAATATAACTAGTGCCATTCCTGAATACATTGTTGATGTTAAATTAAACATCCAACATCTGTACGTTATTTTTTATGACAGAGATACTCTAGTCGTTTTAGACTTTTCTcatacattatatttaacaAGCAAAAGACACCCAACTTGTGTCAGAATAAGTTGGGACAATCTTAAATGTTATCCCTTCACATCTATTATGCAAGACAGTTAAATGTACCTTTTAAGCATTATCAACTTATGTCTATAAATATTATGTGAATAACCTTGATTAAAGCCATTTACATTCATGGTTACTTAAGTGATAATAAAAGTAATTAATAAATATAGATTAATAAATACTGCATTAACAAAAAAGAACTCCAAAAATATCCATTTGAGTAGGTACGTAAGGGGATGTAAACACTTCCTCCACTTTGGAAAACAAAGGTTTCTCCGAAGCAGGAGGTCATCAAAAATGCTTTTGTCACAACTGTCTGAACAACATCCCCaccccaaaaagaaaaaaatagagacaaagaaaatattaaatagaTTATCAGGGTGCAATGAACTACAAAGTACACTCAAATATTTACATACGGTTGAACTTTGATAGATATTCTACTGTTAACTAACTTGACAGTTAGTATGACAGCTCTTTGTGTAAACTATTCACCTTCACTCAAAAGAACTTTACAATAAactgtgtgttgtgtacatGAGAAATTGCTACATAAAACAGCTACGATAACAGTAGACTGTGATATGGGTTTTCCAGTTGAGGTAGTCGACCATTAGATTTGCTACAATAGACAATGAGGAGCGCAAAGAAATGTTTTGCCTGTCAATAAACCCAAAGCGCTTGTATGTCTAATATATTAATTCAAATGCATGTAAAACTCTAAATGAGAGAGTAAAGTGTGGTTTTTGAGTGATGCTGGATGATTGTCAATGCAAGAATAATTGAATGAATGTGAATCAGTGACTAGATTTCACTTAATCATAAATGTATACTTGAAGCCACTGctttgtttgctttgttttttcaaCCGAGACAAAGTTATTCATAAATTTTGTGAATATGTATAAAAATTATATGCAATTTAGAGTGGTTAATTAGTTGCAAATAGAGTTAGAGGTAAAGTGAGAGGAAATGCAAACTGCATATAAAAACTAAAGAATACCTGCATTTAGAGCAAGTTGCGAAGGAATACAAAGAAAACCCAACAAGTTAGTTAGTTTACCATCTAACAAAATTGTACTATTATTACAGTGCTATTAACATACAAGTGTTTCCCTGAACTATGTTACAGCTGAACCAACTCTCACTTGAAAATGTTTACAATCAAGGCAATTGTATGTAATATATGCCTGCAAATATATTATCTTTGTTAAATGCTTGTAGTGAaggaataatttttttttttaatcaaaaaaatCCACGATCGTCAACATTGTGTACATCTAAAAATCCtgcaatttgcaaaaaataataaCCAAGATTTGCTAGATCTGTGCATCAACCTGATGAAAGAATAATGGGCCATGATCCCATATTCTGGAATGTCCTGAGGTATTAGTGATAATGCACAATGAGGTGTCCATTTCAATCATAGACGTGCATTTGCAAAACAGTGACAGAGACCTTCCCTGTCATCCCTAAGGGCCTACATACACAGTAAAATTGACTACATATTCACTTTGAACATATGACCAAGTACTATGAACAGTACTGAGAGAAGACACCGAGGGGCGCCACTTCCTTAGACATGATTCAATTGTAAAGAACACGTGTATAGAGCTAGGAATGATTATACATAACATAACctaaaaaataaactgaaattaATTAACAATAAACTGTAGTTCTTCTTCTTAAATTGAAAGTATGCCTTCCAAGCACAATATGTAAGGCAAGAAGACACTGAGTGTTTTAGATAGATGGCCATAACATTTGTATGCATTGCTAACCAAAGCAAGGGATAAAACATACATAAGTTAATAATAAATATGGGTATTTTGATTTAAGTGTTAGACATAGCTATTAAGGTTTTATGGAAAAACAAGTCAGCTACTACCACTGTCTAGCAAACGCAACATCGGTCTTGTTAAAGAGTACATCACTAATGATACTTTACAGTTATATCACTCATTTGATGAGAGGCTTCCATCATGGAAATCATTTCCGTTCTCTTCAGATGCACTCTCTTTTTTCAGAAACAACGTGCTGGGAGTTTTGGAGTTCTTTCCTCTCTGGGGACCGTGAAACACCCTGTTCCTCTACCTTTATCAGCTTcaggttttttttggggggatgtTTCAAGGTTCCCAGTCGCTCCTTAACTTTGTATTCCAGGGTGCTGTGTGGAATGCCATAGATCGTTTGGGCTTTAGACACACTCATTTTCCCACCCATCACCATCTCAATAGCCTCTTCAAGCAGGTCAGTGTTGTACTGTCGATATCGGCCACGTTTCTTCCTTGGCTGCTTGTTACCTGGGTCTGACTCTGAATCCAGAGGATAACTTCTCCGCAAGGCTTTGCGGTCAGTGTCGTAAGGCCATTCCTTCTCTGAACCTGAGCTACTAAAACCTCCACTGCTCTTTTTCTGGATCTGCCTCGGGAGAATGGAACAAAGTGCCTTTCCCAGACCGTTCTCACAAGCTGATCTTGAATACACGTTGGACAGGGAATCCCAAGACGGGTCCGTTGCTGTTGCTAAAACTCGCACCTGGGGAATCTTGAGGTCAAAAGATGATGACTGAGAAGGGGAGAGGCTGTGGTCCCTGCAGGCCTCGTGAAGGTTTACGTTCTCATAGGCAAGTGGCTTTGTCCAAAGTCCAGCAGCTTCCAACAACTTGGGTATGTCTTTAAGGTGCTCACTAGCCTCACCGTTGGTTTTGAGTTTGAGGAGGGTCCCAAAATGACTTTTAAAATTCCAGGTAGCAGATCCATTTTTGAAAAGGTCAGTAGGTCCAGAGCTGTGGCTGAGAGGTGACTCTGGGTCGCTCTCAAGATCGGGCTCCTCTTTGATGTGCAGCGAGTATGCAAGAGATGAGGACGGCTTATAACGGGTGGAGTGGCCAATATTCTCCCTCATCCTTCCATCCTGTAGGCGCCTCATAAACAGCCCGACTTGCCCGTCCGCTCTCAAGGATCGCCTGATTGGATGGAAGGAAATTGGGTGTAAGCAGAGCTTGCACAGtgccttttttctcttttctaaaGGAGGATGGGTTGGGGAGGGGAGGATGATGGCCACTCCTTTATTATATGACCTTGCTTTGGTAACATCACTATCTTCTAAAAtaactgactgtgtgtttgtgtgtgtgacttttaaGAACAAAAAAGGCTCAAGtttgacaattttttatttgcttgctGTGATGATTGTTAACAAAATGTgcaacaaaataataaacaaaaagaaaagaaagggcaaatgaacaataaaaacaaaagcaaagaaaatgGCATTTATTGGAGTACATTAAAGGTCTTGGCTCAAAAAGCATAGCCAGAAGGAGGCATTATTTGTCATTGCAGTAAGGCAGCTTGGCATGTAGCCATTAAGCAGGGCACACTAACTATGTCATACAAAATGACTAGTGCAAATAAAGCTcttgacattttgtgtgtgacgTTACCACTGAACAAGCACAGAAATAAAAGAGTAAGCCAGCAGAGGGTTGTGTGTATCAAAGTCAAAACCTGACTAACTGAAGTATGATaatatgaagaaaaagaaaagttatcTGGTAATTAgatcaaaaaaaattatatttacttTGTCCTCCAAACGCAAAACTGAATTAACCAAGGACAGTGTGCATGTTGTATATCATATTCATAAAATCAGATGAAAATCAAAGCCATTCTGCTAGGAATGATCTGCAAGGATGATCTCTTTTATATCATATCAGCTCTCAAAGCAGCAGAAGAGGAGCATGCAATGCCACTAGTGATTAATTAATCcatataacattttttattatagGCACATTCAAGTCCAGATAGCTATAACAGTAGCAAGAGAATTTGCTctcaagaaaaacagaaaaaaattacattacaatacAATCCTGTTTAGATAGTCTCAAGTTTTTGATTAAATtaagaatgaaataaaatgacaatttaTCTACAAATAATGCAATTTCAATTTGAAATACAGCCCTCTCATTTAGATGAATGACatgagaaaatgtttattttttaatactatCAGTGACTATAATCTGCTGAAAAAGTTGGCGTCATGTTTATCTGAAGCATGCGATATGAAAACTACTTGTGTTACCAGCACAGTAATAGATGTACAGACAATGCttattttgaacattaaaacatCTGAATACAATCTTTCCTTGAGAGAGAAACATGGCGTGCAAATGTGtatgaaattatttaaataggtatttgtgtgtgtgtgtgtgtgtgtgtgtgtgtgtgtgtgtgtgtgtgtgtgtgtgtacatactgtatgcatatgtattttttagttttgttcaaaataaaaataaatgaaatgaaaaacccCTCTACTAGTACTACATCATTGAGAATCAATGTAGTAAATAATCATCATCAGGCCAGTAAATTATCATCATCAGGCCAGCCGGTGCCAGACAAAAGGCTCTTTTCACAGCagtcattttgacatgtcattgCACTGCAACCACAGGTGTAATAATTAATCAATCAGTTATGGCCCTGTTCCATTTAGGTGGGTTATGACACACAAAATATAACGCCACAATTACTTTGATTAATTTCACTTGCGTTTCTCCtgtatgacatgtcaaaatgactGCTGTGAAAAGGACCTATGATGAACATGAACAAGACCGAGCTAACAGAATCCTTTTAAACCACAAACTAAGATGCTGCCCTTTCAGTCCTTAGCTGGCGATACCAGTGACCGGTTAGACAAAAATTGAGGACCAGGCAGCTGCATTAACTTGAAGTCTGCAAGGTCATTTATTTTGAATGGCAGCATAAAACAAAATGCATCCATAAGGATGCATTGGAGTGAGGTTTTAAAGCAGAATCCAGCAGCAGAACCACATGGAAGATTTCGCTCTGTTGCAGTTGGTAATCCCCTTTCCCATGTTTCTTTGTGGCAAAAAACCCTTCTGTTAGCACAACCATATTTGTTACTGTTCATTTTC from Perca flavescens isolate YP-PL-M2 chromosome 17, PFLA_1.0, whole genome shotgun sequence includes:
- the wu:fc17b08 gene encoding ligand-dependent corepressor isoform X3 encodes the protein MASQCKRQQCSIDRRGFRQELDSWRHKLIRCVGFESILEGLFGPELVEDLKLFKDFEPTAVSDWSFDENCLFCCLRRDKVKEHLIGLSNGGLEDTPKPLLVKDQTTISKLEKQAEEFLNAVLCRKDAPNFSDPHIPVVAREILQRMIRQFAAEYTSKTSSPQDSGSDSQPCSDQSLPAPPLLLGAPPSTSPAAPLAGPAHNQNPVLSKLLMADQDAPLDLTIKRPQALPSEQDGVLDLSIKKNRCSSSSLPVRSPCLSPATSTLKGRSLRADGQVGLFMRRLQDGRMRENIGHSTRYKPSSSLAYSLHIKEEPDLESDPESPLSHSSGPTDLFKNGSATWNFKSHFGTLLKLKTNGEASEHLKDIPKLLEAAGLWTKPLAYENVNLHEACRDHSLSPSQSSSFDLKIPQVRVLATATDPSWDSLSNVYSRSACENGLGKALCSILPRQIQKKSSGGFSSSGSEKEWPYDTDRKALRRSYPLDSESDPGNKQPRKKRGRYRQYNTDLLEEAIEMVMGGKMSVSKAQTIYGIPHSTLEYKVKERLGTLKHPPKKNLKLIKVEEQGVSRSPERKELQNSQHVVSEKRECI